A genomic region of Papaver somniferum cultivar HN1 chromosome 7, ASM357369v1, whole genome shotgun sequence contains the following coding sequences:
- the LOC113294580 gene encoding tRNA threonylcarbamoyladenosine dehydratase-like, translating into MVEKLKYLALIGTGALLGSLSTVALLQLLSNRNPKLCSSTKSTAEFITKGGGSGLDRDVSGEEGKGSLDLLNDEIVSEHLTRNIQFFGLDSQQKISSAYVVVIGLGGVGSHAASMLLRSGVGRLLLVDFDQVSLSSLNRHAVATRADVGIPKALCLKKHFELIFPECQIEARVQLYDDSSEKEILSGNPDFVLDCIDNIDTKVALLVACVRRGLRVLSATGAGARADPTRIRIADLRESITDPLSRSVRSRLKKYHGIEGGIPVVFSMEKPKVKLLPFEGAAGKEEKPSDYQVVPGFRVRIIPVLGTVPAIFGQVMASYLLTTLAQFDVQTEPIVTLDTNHYTTLHHRLIEHEEIVYGSSMEVQVDVEDVMYIVKELWHGRSTRDREPGDVGRGMWRAVHELMLVRWDKARPASVSNLILLRFKEAEEHEQTTLDEIKETEADYFKRVAAVLKRAEIEFGL; encoded by the coding sequence ATGGTGGAGAAACTCAAGTACTTAGCTCTGATTGGAACTGGGGCTCTATTAGGGTCTCTCTCCACAGTTGCTCTTCTACAACTCCTATCCAACAGAAATCCAAAACTTTGCAGTAGTACTAAATCAACAGCTGAGTTCATTACTAAAGGTGGTGGCAGTGGGTTAGACAGAGATGTAAGTGGAGAGGAAGGGAAAGGGAGTTTAGACCTTTTGAATGATGAAATTGTATCTGAACATCTTACTAGGAACATACAGTTTTTTGGGTTGGACTCGCAGCAGAAAATTAGCTCCGCGTATGTTGTTGTCATTGGTTTAGGAGGTGTTGGCAGTCATGCTGCTTCTATGCTGTTGAGGTCTGGGGTCGGGAGGTTGTTACTTGTCGATTTTGATCAGGTATCGCTTTCGTCATTGAATAGACATGCTGTTGCAACAAGAGCTGATGTTGGGATTCCAAAGGCGTTGTGTCTTAAGAAacattttgaattgatatttcctgAGTGTCAGATAGAGGCTAGAGTGCAATTGTATGATGATTCTTCAGAAAAGGAGATACTTTCAGGAAACCCGGATTTTGTTTTGGATTGTATTGATAATATTGATACAAAGGTGGCACTTCTTGTTGCGTGTGTGCGAAGGGGTTTGAGGGTTCTTTCGGCTACTGGTGCAGGTGCTAGAGCTGATCCTACGCGTATTCGTATTGCTGATTTGAGAGAATCTATTACTGACCCTCTGTCGAGATCGGTTAGGAGTCGCTTGAAAAAGTATCATGGGATTGAAGGTGGAATACCTGTAGTTTTCTCTATGGAGAAACCTAAAGTGAAGCTTCTTCCATTTGAAGGAGCAGCTGGAAAAGAGGAAAAGCCTTCGGATTATCAAGTAGTGCCTGGGTTCAGAGTGCGGATCATACCTGTCTTAGGAACTGTTCCTGCAATCTTTGGGCAGGTGATGGCCTCTTATCTGTTGACTACACTTGCACAGTTTGACGTTCAAACTGAGCCGATAGTGACATTGGATACGAATCATTATACAACTCTTCATCACCGTCTCATTGAGCATGAGGAGATAGTCTATGGCAGCTCAATGGAAGTTCAGGTAGATGTTGAAGACGTGATGTACATTGTCAAAGAGTTATGGCATGGAAGAAGTACAAGAGATCGAGAACCGGGAGATGTTGGAAGAGGAATGTGGCGAGCTGTGCATGAGTTGATGCTTGTGAGGTGGGACAAAGCCAGGCCAGCATCCGTTTCTAATTTGATACTTCTGAGATTCAAGGAGGCGGAAGAACATGAGCAGACGACACTTGATGAGATCAAAGAAACTGAAGCGGACTACTTTAAAAGGGTGGCAGCTGTGCTGAAGAGAGCTGAGATTGAATTTGGGTTATAG
- the LOC113294582 gene encoding golgin candidate 6-like, translating into MDFKLGRINLNAVAQGVGGLVFGNESSASSDDSYVERLLDRISNGVLAEDRRSAMTELQSIVAESRSAQLAFGAMGFPVLMGVLREERDDVEMVRGAVETLVSALTPIGSAQGPKNEVQATLMNSDLLSREEENISLLLSLLSEEDFYVRYYTLQLLTALLTHSQNRLQEAILTIPRGITRLMDMLMDREVIRNEALLLLTYLTREAEEIQKILVFEGALEKIFSIIKEEGGSDGGVVVQDCLELLNNLLRYSASNQILLRETMGFEHITSILKLRGSSYSFTQQKTVNLLSALETVGLLLKGGRETDPGKDSNRLANQTVLAQKKILDQLLMLGIESQWVAVAVRCAALRCIGDLVARHPQNRDVLASKMLGEEPNAELALNSILLTILRTSSTQEFLAADYVFKWFCEENTAGQARLVSTLVSQANAVTHSPLENASIKFGRELLQGLTVNESDGDLESCCRAASVLSHLLKDNVQCKEQVLQVKLEGPTQSLGTPEPLMHWIVVYLDLAASMKNKDNDHKGSGSARKSYTQPIILRLLVTWLAECPNAVESFLDSRHHLTYLLELISSSSETVFTKGLAAILLGECVLYNRSAESGKDAFMVVDAISQKIGLTSYFLKFEEMQKRLPIVAKNAEDRKPLTRSNTASMEDVEDAEDEDSDQKHDENFVLMSIFDTRFVDLLKNLEANIRESIVELYSHPKSKVVVVPAELEQKNRESNEDYIKRLKSFVEKQCSEMQDLLGRNASLAEDLAKNGGTGASNSDQKQNGGRERVQNETLRRGLQEAMQQLEILKSENARLKEEASTYQNLANSKESDLQSLSDAYNSLERNNNQLENELEFLRKGSSQPYIDIEAIKTEAKEEAQKESDAELSDLLVCLGQEQTKVEKLSTRLAELGEDVDSLLEGIGDEIPEDSDGDEEEEE; encoded by the exons ATGGATTTTAAACTTGGTAGAATCAATCTAAATGCTGTTGCTCAG GGTGTTGGTGGACTTGTTTTTGGGAATGAAAGCTCTGCTTCAAGTGATGACAG cTATGTTGAGCGGTTGCTTGATCGAATAAGCAATGGAGTACTAGCAGAGGACAGGCGATCTGCTATGACTGAACTTCAGTCTATTGTAGCAGAGAGTCGTTCAGCCCAGCTAGCATTTGGAGCAATGG GCTTTCCAGTACTTATGGGCGTCCTAAGAGAAGAACGCGATGATGTGGAGATG GTTCGGGGGGCAGTCGAAACTCTAGTAAGCGCTTTAACTCCTATTGGTTCTGCACAAGGACCAAAAAATGAGGTCCAAGCAACTTTAATGAACTCCGATCTTTtgtcaagagaagaagaaaacatttCTCTTCTTCTAAGTTTATTG TCCGAGGAAGACTTTTATGTTCGATATTACACACTACAGCTATTGACAGCACTACTTACACATTCTCAAAATAG ATTACAAGAAGCAATTCTTACCATACCTCGTGGAATAACACGGCTTATGGACATGCTCATGGATCGTGAG GTTATACGAAATGAGGCGTTGTTGCTTCTTACATACTTGACTCGTGAAGCCGAG GAAATTCAAAAAATACTGGTGTTCGAAGGTGCTTTGGAAAAGATCTTTAGCATTATTAAGGAGGAAGGAGGGTCTGATGGTGGAGTTGTTGTGCAG GACTGTCTTGAGTTACTTAACAATTTGCTTCGTTACAGTGCATCCAATCAG ATATTGTTAAGGGAAACTATGGGTTTCGAGCATATAACATCAATTTTGAAGCTTCGGGGCAGTTCTTACAGCTTCACCCAACAAAAG ACAGTGAATCTGCTCAGTGCATTAGAGACCGTCGGATTGCTGCTAAAGGGAGGTCGGGAGACTGATCCTGGAAAAGATTCTAACCGTCTGGCTAACCAAACGGTCTTGGCTCAG aaaaaaatattagatcaactTCTGATGTTGGGCATCGAAAGCCAGTGGGTTGCTGTTGCTGTTCGTTGTGCG GCACTTCGATGCATTGGTGATTTGGTTGCCAGGCATCCACAAAATCGTGATGTTTTAGCAAGTAAAATGCTTGGGGAGGAACCAAATGCAGAACTTGCTCTAAATTCAATTCTTCTGACGATCTTGCGAACTTCCAGTACACAAGAATTTCTAGCAGCTGATTATGTTTTCAAGTGGTTCTGCGAG GAAAACACTGCCGGCCAAGCAAGACTTGTATCCACACTAGTTTCTCAAGCAAATGCAGTGACCCACTCACCTTTAGAGAATGCTAGCATTAAATTTGGAAG AGAGCTGTTACAGGGCCTTACTGTTAATGAGAGCGATGGAGATCTTGAG TCTTGTTGCAGGGCTGCTAGTGTTCTTTCTCATTTACTGAAGGATAACGTCCAATGCAAGGAACAG GTTCTCCAGGTCAAACTCGAGGGGCCCACACAATCTTTGGGTACCCCTGAACCACTAATGCATTGGATAGTAGTGTACCTGGATCTTGCTGCATCCATGAAAAACAAAGATAACGATCACAAAGGTTCGGGTTCTGCAAGGAAGTCTTACACCCAACCTATTATCCTGCGACTTCTTGTTACCTGGCTGGCAGAATGCCCAAATGCAGTTGAATCCTTCCTAGACTCACGGCACCATCTCACTTATCTACTTGAACTGATCTCAAGCTCGTCCGAAACAGTGTTCACCAAGGGATTAGCTGCTATTCTCCTGGGTGAGTGTGTACTCTATAACAGATCTGCTGAGAGTGGTAAGGATGCTTTTATGGTAGTTGATGCCATCAGCCAGAAGATCGGTCTTACCTCATACTTCCTGAAATTCGAAGAGATGCAGAAGAGATTACCTATTGTTGCAAAGAATGCCGAAGACCGTAAGCCATTGACGAGATCTAATACTGCGAGTATGGAAGATGTTGAAGATGCTGAGGACGAAGATTCTGATCAGAAGCATGATGAGAATTTTGTTCTCATGTCAATTTTTGATACCCGGTTTGTAGATTTGCTTAAAAatcttgaggcaaatattagagaaAGCATTGTGGAACTTTACAGCCATCCAAAAAGCAAAGTGGTGGTAGTGCCAGCAGAACTGGAGCAGAAGAACAGGGAAAGTAATGAAGACTATATCAAAAGGTTGAAGTCATTTGTGGAGAAGCAATGCAGCGAGATGCAG GACCTTCTTGGACGTAATGCATCTTTGGCTGAGGATCTGGCGAAAAATGGTGGAACTGGTGCTTCAAATTCTGATCAGAAACAGAATGGAGGCAGAGAAAGAGTCCAAAACGAAACCCTCAGAAGAGGTCTGCAAGAAGCCATGCAACAATTGGAGATCCTCAAGTCAGAGAATGCTAGACTCAAAGAAGAAGCATCTACATATCAGAACTTAGCTAATAGCAAAGAGTCGGATCTGCAAAGCTTGTCAGATGCTTACAACAGTCTTGAACGTAACAATAACCAGCTGGAAAACGAGTTGGAGTTCTTAAGAAAAGGAAGTAGTCAACCCTACATAGACATAGAAGCTATTAAAACAGAGGCAAAGGAAGAAGCACAGAAGGAGAGTGATGCAGAACTAAGTGATCTTCTTGTGTGTCTTGGACAAGAACAAACCAAAGTAGAGAAACTAAGTACGAGATTAGCAGAATTAGGTGAAGATGTGGATTCTCTCCTTGAAGGAATTGGAGATGAGATACCCGAAGACAGTGATGgtgacgaagaagaagaggagtga
- the LOC113293919 gene encoding phenylalanine ammonia-lyase-like — protein MYMVALCQAIDLRHLEENMSEVVKHVLQQVVKKTLYNDGTDGPLLASRFCEKELLQVIEHQPVFSYIDDPTDTSYALLVQLREVLMEKALKCCPSKDDEEEISEEYKYLVFKRIPIFQDELKATVGDEVTKEREKFDNDDFPIANKIKMCITYLI, from the coding sequence ATGTACATGGTGGCGCTATGCCAAGCGATCGATCTTCGACATTTGGAGGAAAACATGAGCGAAGTTGTTAAGCATGTTCTGCAACAAGTAGTAAAGAAAACACTTTACAACGACGGTACAGATGGGCCATTGCTCGCGTCTCGTTTCTGCGAGAAGGAACTCTTGCAAGTCATTGAACACCAGCCTGTGTTCTCGTATATTGATGATCCTACCGACACATCTTACGCGCTTTTAGTTCAATTGCGCGAAGTATTAATGGAGAAAGCGCTTAAATGTTGTCCATCCAAAGACGACGAAGAAGAGATTAGCGAGGAATATAAGTACTTGGTTTTCAAGAGGATCCCAATCTTTCAAGATGAACTGAAAGCAACCGTAGGTGATGAAGTGACAAAGGAAAGAGAGAAATTCGATAACGACGACTTCCCAATTGCTAACAAAATCAAGATGTGCATAACATATCTGATATAG